A window from Vigna angularis cultivar LongXiaoDou No.4 chromosome 7, ASM1680809v1, whole genome shotgun sequence encodes these proteins:
- the LOC108338395 gene encoding WD repeat-containing protein PCN: MVETYRVRSIDWRPSPVLALATTIDGARVAAARQDGSLEIWLVSPGAIGWHCQLTIHGSPEGRVTSLIWCPGGVDGSRLFSSNVDGTVSRWNLFNLKQETVLKSEVSIWQMAMRFPIDEKVKDESKDGPMVTQNGNGFHDFDDHESSDGDDDSHSPGPLERSYRELPRVVIGFNDGRLKIYEISDSDEFILVKSFPPVTGRVLSVTWSADANYIYSGSSDGLIRCWNATLGNEVYRITAGLGGLGSGQELCIWSLLSLRNGTLVSADSSGSVQFWDSQHGTLLQAHSLHKGHVFALAAAPNHNRVFSAGSDGQVILYKLSDSQVASADDINYSAMTKRWIYIHHVRSHTHDIRALSVAVPISPEGDINPEINPGKRIKSSRGARKPADFSYHKWAHLGVPMLISAGDDTKLFAYPVKEFTQFPPHDICPAPQRTPIQLVLNSIFNQSKMLLVQSSKHIDVHLLPLKSGSTPGALTKTEIVARVKSKASRKIICSTISNSGALFAYSDHKRPSLLELRRCEMGKITWNVDRRELPQKLPFAHSMVFSHDSSKLIVAGCDRRIYVVDVGKTELVHTFTPRCESQDEDLPPTEPPITRLFSSSDGQWLAAVNCFGDIYVFNLEIQSQHWFISRLDGASVTAGGFPPQNDNVLIVTTSSNQVYALDVEAKQLGEWSKRHTFALPRRYQEFPGEVIGLSFPPAEASSSPTAISSSVVVYSSRAMCLIDFGLPVEQDEGDMLNTQDSRSGNLQYFSVKKGTKRKFEVLPIDKPVRRNFQVLPLENPVLFLAHTSKNSLFIVDKPWLQVVKSLEAPPVHRHIYGT, translated from the exons ATGGTCGAAACCTACAGGGTAAGGTCCATCGATTGGAGACCTTCGCCGGTGTTGGCGCTTGCCACCACCATCGATGGCGCACGAGTTGCCGCCGCTCGCCAAGATGGCTCTCTTGAAATCTGGCTCGTTTCTCCCGGGGCCATCGGCTGGCACTGTCAGCTG ACTATTCACGGAAGCCCTGAGGGAAGAGTGACGTCGCTTATTTGGTGCCCTGGCGGTGTCGACGGAAGTCGTTTGTTTTCCTCCAACGTCGATGGCACGGTCTCTAGGTGGAATCTTTTCAACTTGAAACAGGAG ACGGTGCTGAAATCTGAAGTTTCAATATGGCAAATGGCAATGAGGTTTCCTATTGATGAAAAGGTAAAAGATGAAAGTAAGGATGGACCTATGGTGACTCAAAATGGGAACGGTTTCCATGATTTTGATGATCATGAGAGCagtgatggtgatgatgattcTCATTCGCCTGGTCCTCTTGAGCGTTCATATAGGGAGCTTCCACGCGTGGTGATTGGTTTTAATGATGGACGATTGAAAATCTATGAAATCTCTGACTCTGATGAATTTATTCTTGTAAAATCTTTTCCCCCTGTCACAG GACGAGTTTTAAGTGTGACTTGGAGTGCAGATGCTAACTACATATATTCAGGAAGCAGTGATGG TTTGATACGTTGCTGGAATGCTACATTGGGCAATGAAGTCTACAGGATTACAGCTGGACTTGGAGGGTTGGGCAGTGGGCAAGAACTTTGCATATGGTCATTACTGTCTCTAAG GAATGGTACACTTGTCAGTGCGGACAGCAGTGGTAGTGTTCAGTTTTGGGACAGCCAGCATGGAACTCTCTTGCAAGCACATTCTTTACATAAGGGACATGTATTTGCTCTGGCAGCAGCTCCTAATCACAATAGGGTGTTTTCTGCTGGTTCTGATGGTCAG GTTATTCTTTACAAGCTTTCTGATAGTCAGGTAGCATCAGCTGATGATATCAACTATTCTGCTATGACGAAGAGATGGATCTATATTCACCATGTAAGGTCTCATACACACGACATCAGGGCCCTTTCTGTTGCTGTACCGATAAGTCCTGAAG GTGACATTAACCCTGAAATTAACCCAGGGAAGAGGATTAAGAGCAGTCGAGGTGCAAGGAAGCCTGCTGATTTTAGTTACCATAAGTGGGCTCATTTGGGGGTTCCCATGCTTATATCAGCAGGGGATGACACAAAACTTTTTGCCTACCCAGTCAAAGAATTCACCCAGTTCCCTCCTCATGACATCTGTCCTGCACCCCAAAGGACACCCATTCAACTAGTACTCAATTCTATTTTTAATCAATCTAAAATGCTTTTAGTCCAATCATCAAAGCACATAGATGTTCATTTGCTACCGCTTAAAAGTGGTTCCACCCCTGGGGCCCTTACGAAGACCGAAATAGTTGCTCGAGTCAAGAGTAAGGCATCTCGTAAGATAATTTGCAGCACCATTTCTAATTCAGGGGCGCTCTTTGCATACTCTGATCATAAAAGGCCTAGTCTTTTGGAACTGAGAAGGTGTGAAATGGGCAAAATCACATGGAATGTTGATAGAAGGGAGCTTCCTCAAAAGTTACCATTTGCCCACTCTATGGTTTTTTCTCATGACTCTTCCAAGTTGATAGTAGCAGGTTGCGACAGAAGGATATAT GTTGTGGATGTTGGGAAGACTGAATTAGTGCATACTTTTACACCACGTTGTGAGTCTCAGGATGAGGATTTGCCTCCAACTGAGCCACCGATAACGAGATTGTTTTCTAGTTCTGATGGGCAATGGTTGGCAGCTGTGAACTGTTTTGGggatatatatgtatttaaccTGGAGATACAAAG CCAGCACTGGTTCATTTCAAGATTAGATGGCGCCTCTGTTACAGCTGGTGGATTTCCACCCCAAAATGACAACGTTCTGATAGTTACAACATCCTCAAATCAAGTGTATGCACTTGACGTAGAGGCCAAGCAGTTAGGAGAATGGTCCAAACGACATACTTTTGCCCTTCCTAGGAGATACCAGGAATTTCCTGGTGAAGTTATTGGGCTTTCATTCCCTCCAGCAGaagcttcatcttctccaacggCAATATCATCTTCGGTTGTTGTTTACAGCTCTAG GGCAATGTGCTTGATTGACTTTGGGTTGCCTGTGGAGCAAGATGAAGGTGATATGCTTAACACACAAGATTCAAGGTCTGGgaatttacaatattttagtgTTAAGAAGGGGACTAAGAGGAAGTTTGAAGTTTTACCAATAGATAAACCTGTTAGGAGGAACTTTCAAGTTCTACCATTAGAGAATCCTGTTTTATTTTTAGCTCATACATCAAAAAATTCGTTATTTATAGTAGACAAACCCTGGTTGCAAGTGGTCAAGAGTTTAGAAGCCCCACCAGTCCACAGACATATATATGGGACATGA
- the LOC128193359 gene encoding protein SOB FIVE-LIKE 5-like: MEESEEDLSMVSDASSGPPHYDNEDCCQNWYPCLSSTTKESQKKKVKEYARSQQSSPLDDTASSPFFNYPVESHKKQDSFPGNGEVESALDFSQCVSATRIKVKLKF; the protein is encoded by the exons ATGGAGGAGTCTGAGGAAGATTTATCAATGGTATCTGATGCTTCTTCTGGACCTCCACATTATGATAACGAAGACTGTTGTCAGAATTGGTATCCTTGCCTTTCTTCTACAACCAAAGAATCCCAAAAGAAGAAGGTCAAAGAATATGCCAGAAGTCAACAGTCTTCACCTCTCGATGACACTGCAAGCTCTCCGTTTTTCAACTATCCCGTGGAGAGTCACAAG AAGCAAGACAGTTTCCCCGGGAATGGAGAAGTTGAGAGTGCATTGGATTTTTCTCAATGCGTATCTGCGACAAGAATAAAGGTAAAACTCAAGTTCTAG